The following DNA comes from Occultella kanbiaonis.
CCCGGCCGCGAGCGGCACCGAGATCAGGTTGTAGCCGGCGGCCCACCACAGGTTCTGCTTCATCTTGCGGTACGCGGCCCGGGACAGTTCGATGATCGAGAGCACGGCCCGGGGGTCGTCGGAGGCGAGGATCACGCCCGCGGACGCGATCGCGACGTCCGTGCCCGCGCCGATCGCGATGCCGACGTCGGCCTGGGCCAGCGCCGGCGCGTCGTTCACGCCGTCGCCGACCATCGCCACGCTGGCTCCCCGCTCCTGCAGCTGACGCACCTTCGCGCTCTTGTGCTCGGGGTGCACCCCCGCGAACACCTCGGTGATGCCGAGGTCGGCGGCCACCGCACGGGCCACCGGCTCGGCGTCGCCGGTGATCATGACGACCTCGACGCCACGATCGCGCAGCGCCGCGACCGCCTCGCGGGACTCCGGCCGGACCTCGTCCGCGAGCGCGAGCGCGGCGACCACCCGGCCGTCGACGAGCACATGCAGGACCGTGCGTCCGGCGTCCGCCTGCTCGGCGAGCCAGGCGGTGTCGGCGAGCGGCTCCCGGCCCGTCGCGGCGAGCAGCCCGGGACCGCCCACCGAGACCTCGCGGGCCGGCCCCGCGTCGTCGGGCACCATGGCCCGGACGCCCTGACCGGGCACCGCAAGGAAGTCCGTGGCGGCTTCGACCGCCAGGCCACGCTCGGCCGCGGCCGCGACGATCGCGCGGGCCAACGGGTGCTCGCTCGCCGCCTCGGCGGCAGCCGCGTAGCGCAGGGCCTCGTCGGCGTCCTGCCCGACGGCGGAGGTCACCGCGAGCAGGGCGGGGGCGCCCTTGGTCAGGGTGCCGGTCTTGTCGAACAGCACCGTGTCCACGGTCCGCATCCGCTCGAGGGCCATCCGGTCCTTGACGAGGATCCCGGCCCGCGCCGCCCGCTCTGTGGAGATCGAGACCACCAGCGGGATGGCAAGGCCGAGCGCATGCGGGCAGGCGATCACCAGCACCGTGATGACCCGGATCAGGGCTTCCTCCGGGGTGCCCCAGAACAGCCAGGCGATCAGGGTCAGCGCTGCGGCACCGAGCGCGAACCAGAACAGCGCCGCCGCGGCCCGGTCGGCGAGCCGCTGGGCCCGGGAGGAGCTCGAGCGGGCCTGTTCGACGAGCCGGCCGATCCCGGCGAGGGCCGTGTCGTCACCGACGGCAGCCACCCGCACCCGGATCGCGGAGTCGGTGGCCACGGTGCCGGCGACCACCCGGTCGTCGGTGCCGCGGCGCACCGGCGCGGACTCGCCCGTGATCATCGACTCGTCCACGTGGGCGGAGCCGTCGATGACGATCCCGTCGGCCGGGACCCGGCCGCCGGGGCGCACCAGGATCACGTCGCCCACCACGAGGTCGGCCGGGGCCACGAGGGTGATCTGCTCGCCGTCGAGGCGCTCGGCCTCATCGGGAAGGAGCGCGGCGAGCGAGTCCAACGCCGACGTCGTCTGCGCGAGCGAGCGCATCTCGATCCAGTGCCCGAGGAGCATGATCACCACGAGCAGGGCGAGTTCCCACCAGAAGTCCAGCTCATGCGCGAACAGCCCGAGGCTGGAGCCGAGCGAGGCGACGAAGGCGACCGTGATCGCCATTCCGATGAGCAGCATCATGCCGGGCCGGCGGGAGCGGAGCTCGTCGACGGCACCGGTCAGGAACGGGCGCCCACCCCAGACGAAGATGACGGTGCCGAGCACGGGGGAGACCCAGCCGGTGCCGGCGGGCAGGGTGTACCCGAGGATGTCCGCGAACATGCCGCTGAAGGCTGCGGTCGGGATCGCGAGGATCAGTGTGATCCAGAACAACCGTCGGAACTGGGCGACGTGGCCCTCGTGGCCGCCGTGGCCCGCGTGGGCGTCGTGGCCCGCGTGGGGGTCGTGCTGGCCGTGGTCGTGCTCGGCGTGTCCCTCCTGCGCGGTGTGCTCGTCATGAGCATCGGGGGCGTGTTGCTCGGGTGTGGCGTGCGTGGGGTGCGGCTCCATGATGGTGGAACCATATACCCCCCGAGGGTATTTCCTCGAGGGGTATATGGCTGGTTCCGGGCTCAGGCCTGGAGCTTGAGGGCCTGACGCCAGGAGAGCGCGGTGCCGCCCTGCATCACTGCTCGCTGGTAGATCCGTTCGCCCAGGCGCAGCAGCCCGTACGCGGCGACGGCCGTGAGGGCCAGGGAGACCAGGCCCTGCCAGATCGGGACGTCACCGGCGAGCATCCGGATCGGCATCGCGACCGAGGAGACCACCGGGACGAAGCTCGCGATGTCGAGCCAGATCCCCTCGGCGAACAGTCCGACGAACAGGGCGACCATGATCACGGTGATGATCGGGCCGGTGTTGGACTGCAGGTCCTCGCTACGGCTGGCGAGCGAGCCGAGCACGGCCCAGACGGCGGCTAGCGCCGTGAACCCGACCACGAAGAAGGCGATGAACCATCCGGATGCGCTGAGGATCCAGCCGATGTCGCCCGCTAGGCCGGTGAGGTTCACCGCGGTCAGGCCGACCACGCAGTAGAGCAGGATCTGCGCGAACGCCAGCAGCGAGTTGCCGAGGACCTTGCCGTAGAGCAGCTGGCGGATCGGGATGGCGGTCGCGAGGATCTCGACGACGCGGTTCTGCTTCTCCTCGAGCACCGAGTTGGCGATGGTCATCCCGAAGATGATCGCGGCCATGTAGAACAGGAACGCGAAGATGAAGCCCACGATGAAGGCGAGGGCGCCACGGTCGGCGTCCGGGTCGAGGAACTCCGTGGTGACCTCCGACCCGGCCATGAGCTCGCCGAGCGTGGTCCCGGCCGCCTCCGCATTGGCGGCGAGGACCGACTGACTCACCGCGTCCGTGAGCGCGGTGGAGAGGGCGGAGTCCACCTCGGAACCGCCCAGGAGCACCCAGCCGTCCGCGCCGGCGAGCAGCCCCGCATCCACGTCGCCCTCGAGGACCGCGGCGCGCAGCGCATCCTCGGAGTCGAACTCGGTGACCTCGAGGGTGTCGCCGGCGGAGGTGATGGCCTCCGTGCCGGCCTGCGCCACCACGGCCGCGTCGGTCTGGGTCGTGCCGACCGTGAAGTCGGACGTGCGGTTGCCGACCACGGCGCCGATGACGACGCTGGCCGCGATCATCGCGAGGGTGACGATGGTGGAGATCACGAAGCTCTTGTCGGCCAGCTTCACCATGATCTCGCGGATGGTGACGATCAGCCAGGGGTTGCGCACCGGGGACGGCGGGCTCTGCCCGTCCAGGGACGGCGTCGGCGTCTGCGGGGAGGAGTCGGTGGTGGTCATCGGGTCACCTCGCGGTAGATCTCGGACAGGGACCGGGTGATGGGGGCGAACTCGGCGAGGCCGCGTTCGGCGGCGCGCTTCAGCAGCGGCTCCCGGGCGCCGTCGGCCAGCTCGAGGACGGCGCTGGGGCCGTCGACGTCCAGCACGCTCACGCCGGGCACGTCGCGGAGCCACCCGGCGTCCGGCGTGGTGACGATGCGGTAGCGGGTCGGACCGGCGTTGCGGAGCTCGTCCGCCGCACCGGCGGCCATGACCTTGCCGTCCGAGAGCACCACGAGCGAGTCGCAGAGCCGGTCGACGAGGTCGAGCTGGTGGCTGGAGAACAGCACGGGCACGCCCTGGCGGAGGCGGTCGCGGAGCAGCTCCACCATGGAGTCGACGGCCACGGGGTCGAGGCCGGAGAACGGTTCGTCCAGGATCAGACCGCTCGGTCCGTGCAGCAGCGACGCGGTGATCTGGACGCGCTGCTGGTTCCCGAGGGACAGCGACTCGAGCTTGTCCTTGACGCGGTCCGCGAGTCCGAACCGCTCCAGCAGGCGGGTGGCCTCCTTGGCGGCGTCACCTCGGCTCATGCCGCGCAGCTGGCCCAGATAGCAGAGCTGGTCGAGGATGCCCTGTTTCGGGTACAGGCCACGTTCCTCCGGCATGTACCCGAACCGGGAACGGTCCGCGGCCGTGATGGGCCGGCCGTCCCAGAGCACGTCGCCGCCGTGGATCACCAGGACGCCCATGATCATGCGCATGGTCGAGGTCTTCCCGGCGCCGTTGGCGCCGACGAACCCGGTCATCCGGCCCGGCTCCACCGTGAACGACACGTCGTCCACGGCAACCTTCTCGCCGAAGCGGCGGGTCAGTTCCCGCACCTCGAGCCTGGCGTCCGCTTGCCTCATGCTGGTCCTCCTGTTGTTCCGGTCCTCGCCGCGGCGCTGGTCGCTGCCGTTCGGCCTGGTCCGAGCCTAGGAAGGACCGGTGCCCCGGTGCGTCGGCCGCACGGGGGAGCCGTGAAGATCCGCCGCAAGGGGGAGACGTGGGCGCCGGTGGGCGGCGCTGCGATCAGTCGCCGGCGCCGGCGACACCGACGATGCCGGATCGGTGTGCGAACACCACGGCCTGGACGCGGTCCCGGGCACCGACCTTGGCCAGCACGTGGGAGACGTGGGTCTTCACCGTGGACTCGCCGACGAACAGCTCGGTCGCGATCTCGGCGTTCGAGTAGCCCTCGGCGAGGAGGGCGAGCACGTCGCGCTCCCGGGCGGTCAGGCTCTCGACGGCACGCGCCGAGTCCGAGCCCGGTGCGGCCGCGCGGTGGGTGGCTGTGCCGTCGGCCGCCCGGCGGGCCGGGCCGGGGGCGTCCGGGACCGGGTCGGCGCCGGCTGCCAGGCGTGCGATCACCTTGACCGTGACCTCCGGGGACAGCAGCGCGTGACCGTCGGCAACCGCCCGGATCGCGGCGACCAGGTCGTCCGGGTCGGCGTTCTTGAGCAGGAAGCCGCTCGCGCCCGCGCGCAGCGCCGCGAACAGGTAGTCCTCGCGATCGAACGTGGTCAGGATGATGACCTTCGCGCCGCCGGCGGCGACGATGCGCTCGGTGGCCGTGATGCCGTCGAGCACGGGCATCTGCACGTCCATCAGGACCACGTCCGCGGGTGTGGTCGTGAGCAGGTCGACTGCCTGGGCGCCGTCCGCGGCCTGGCCGACCACCTCGATGTCGTCCTCGATCGAGAGCACCATGGCGAATCCGGACCGGACCAGGGCCTGGTCGTCGACGATGGCGACGCGGATGGTCATCGGGGCTCGCTCTCGGTGTTGGTGTTGCCGTCGGTGTCGCGGAGGTGGAACCGGGCTCGGACCCGCCAGCCGGTTCCGGTCAGGCGAGGGCCGATCTCGGCCTGACCGCCGTGCAGCGAGACGCGCTCGGACACCCCGCGAAGACCGTAGGCGGTTCCGGACGTGCCCCCGCGCGGTTGTCCGTCGTCGAGGACCTCGACCTCCACGAAGGCGCCGGCGGGGGAGTCCGTGGCAGCGCCGTCGGCAGGGCGACCGGTGGTTCCGGTGCGGAGGGTGACCGACGCTGAACCCGCCGTGGAGTGGCGGACCACGTTCGTGAGCGACTCCTGCACGCAGCGGTACACGGACAGGCCGAGTGCCGGCGGCACCCGGTCCAGGTCGCCCGGGGCGGCCTCCACCCGGGTCAGGGTGATCCGGAGTCCCTGCCGGCGGTGCTGCTCGGCCAGGTCGTCCAGATCAGCGAGGCCTGGCTCGGGCGCCCGGGACTCGTCGCCGCGGCCGGCGTCGGTCTCGCTGCGCAGCACCCCGAGCAGGGCGCGCATCTCCCCGACGGCGTCCCGGCTCGCGCCCTCGATCGTGCGTAGGGCACCCTCGGCGGCCTCCGGTGCGCGGCTCAGCACCCGCCGGGCCGCGCCCGCCTGGACCCCGATCACCGAGACGTGATGGGCCACGACATCGTGCAGCTCGCGGGCGATCCGGAGCCGCTCGTCCACCACGGCCCGGCGCGCGAGCTCGTCGGCCTGGGCGTGGATCCGCTTCGCCTGGTCGGCCAGCCGGGCCCGCTGCAGCGCGCCACGCCACGAGTTCCGGCCGACCAGGATGGCCCCTCCGAAGTAGGCGAGGTTGATGGCCGCCGTGTAGAGCACGTAGGCGAGGACCGGGTCGAGTGGGCCGGTGGGGCCATCGGTGCCGTAGAACAGCGCGACGGCGTTGGAGATCGTGAACGAGATGATGATCCAGGCTGCCATCTCCAGCAGCACCAGGGCCACGGCGATCCAGAGCCAGCGGCGCTCGCGCGCCCAGGCGACGGCCGCGTAGATGGCGGCGAAGTAGGCCGTCTGGAACGGGAGCTGGACGCTCGCCTCGGGGCTGAGGTAGGCGAGGCCGAGGAACAGGGCCGAGGAGATCACCAGCGCGACCATCGGGTAGCGACGCCGGATGGCCAGCGGCGCGATCATGGCCGCGACGGCGACGTAGGCACGCCAGGACTCCTCGCCCTCGATCACCAGGCCGAACGACTTGGTGGCCACGGTCATGCCGAGGCCCACCATGATGAACACGACGGTGCCGAGGACGTCCCGGCGCTGCTGGGCACTGCTGGGCCCGGGCCGCTCCCAGAGCGGGTCCTGGGCGTCGTTCAGCCAGGCGAACAGGCGGCTCGTCCACGACGCGCTCGGTGGCGCCGGGGACCGGTCCGCCGGCTCGGCGCCGGCCGCCGCGGAAGCCTCGGACGGCGAGCTGGACAGGGTGGGCATGACCCACGAGGGTATCCGCCATCGGGAGCACCCGCGTCCGTCCCACGAGGGAGAACCCCGGCGGCGCGCGCGTCGGGCTCCTCCGGCCGGCGGAGGTCAGGCGGCAGGGTGGGGCGAGCCGGCCAGGATCGCGACGGCCCGGGCGTCGCCGCTCACGGCCCGTGTGATGTCGGCGTGCCGCGGGTCCGTCGCCGGCAGCACCGCGCTCGCCGCGGTCGCCACGGAGATCGAGGCGCCGGCCGCCGTCGCCAGGTCCGCCGCACCCGTTCCGGCGTCGGTGGCCAGGGCCGCGAGGATGGCGTTCGTCCCGCCGTCGGCGGCCAGTGCGGCCAGGCCACCGGCCGCCTGTCCCAGGACGGACGCGGACGCCAGGGACTGGATCACGTCCCGGTCGCGCAGGGCAGCCGCGGCCGCGCCCGTGGCAGCGGTGCGGACCACCTGGACCGGTTCGGCCTCGAGCGTGGTCGGGCCCGCGGCGTAGGAGGCCGTCAGGGTATAGGAGCCGGCACCCGGGAACAACGGCTGGGACGCCGCGGTGCAGACCAGCAGGACGCCCGCCTCGAGGGCCTGGCCCGGGCCGAGCTCCGCCTCGCGAGGCAGGCTGTCCGCCGGCCACGGCCAGCCGGCCCGGAGCGTGCCGGCCGGCCCGGCCACGTCGATGACCAGGTCACCGTCGGGCAGGTTCAGCCGGGCGTTGACGGTCACCGGCTCGGTCCCGGCGTTCGTCAGGGTGACCACGCCGAGCAGGGCCTGGTCCGACCCTGACCGGGCGGGCACGGTCAGGGTCAGCGTCAGGGTCACACTCATGCGGGTGATGCTGCCACGAAGTCGGCCACGATGGCCTCGGCGGCCGCCAGGTCCGCCTTGCCCTTGCGGGCCCGCCTGGCCCGGCCGAGTGCGTCCGCGACCACGGGGGCCTCGGACTCCACCGGACTCGCCACGGTCGCGGCGAGCCGCACGATCTCCTCGGCCGACCGGCCCTGCATGGCGAGGTCCAGGTAGCGCTTCACCTCGTCCGGTGCCGCCGCTCGGGTGGCGGCGCGCCCGCCGTCGTCAGCCGCGCGGGAGTCCGATCGGTGATCGGCGTGGCCACGCGCGAAGGAGTTCGCCAGGACCAGGGCGGCCGCGGCGCCGGTGTCGGCGTCGTTGTGTGCCTGCGCCACCGTGGCCAGGCGGTCGCGGGCGGTCGTGTCGGTGCCGAAGTCACCAAGGGCGAACGCACGCCCGACGGCGGTGTCCAGGGTCTGGGCGGCGATGTCCACCTCTGTCTCGGTGGCGGCCGTGCGCACGTACACGGTCGACCGCTGGCTGCGCGCCGTCGTGAACGTGTCCACGTCGAACTCGGCGCGGACCACGTGGGTGCCGGGCTGTTCGAACGTGACGCCCTCGCTCGTGAAGAAGACCTGCATGCGGGCGGTGACGGACTCGCCCGGGGCGAGCACCGCCGTCGGGCGGGTGCCACAGGCGACCACGACGTCGCGGACCTGCTCCACGCTGCCGTCCGGCAGCACGTGGTGCAGCCGCAGGTACCCCTCGGCGAGGTTCAGCCGTGCGGTGACCTCGCGCGGTTCGTCGCCCGTGTTCGTGAGCGTGACCTCGGCGGTGACGTACTCGCCGACGTACACCTCCGCGGGCAGCACCAGGTCGAGGGTGAGGCCGTCGGTGTCGTCCCCGGTGGTGTAGCCGGTGGCGTCCACGGGAACGGGCAGGCCGGAGGAGAGCGAGCCGTGCCCCCAGCCGAAGTTCTTCCATCCGGGGCGCACCTGTGGGTCGGGGGAGTGGATCAGGGAGTCCAGATCGTGTTGGGCGAAGGCGAAGGTGGCGTTGCCCGGGTACTGGTTCGTGGTGCTGGCGAAGCTCATCACGTCCCCGGTCTGGTTCATGATCTCGGTGCCGATCGGCGGCACGTGCACGTCGTGCTTGGGGTGGAACAGGTTCAACGCGTGCCCGGCCTCGTGGATCATCGTGCGCAGGAAGGCCGCGGGGACATTGTTCAGCGGCTGGTTCCGGGCGGCGGGTTCGATGAAGTTCTGCCCGCCGAGGGTGGCGTCGGCGAATCCGACCGAACCCTCGCGGGGAACCGAGTCGTCGTCGAACATGACGCCGAGCAGGCCGCCCTGCGCGGATCCTACAAGCAGCCACAGACGCCACGGGTCCGCGGCGCCGGGGTCACGATGGGTCGTCAGCAGTGTCTGCAGTTCCGCCATCGTCAGGGACGCGTCGCTGGGGATGTTCAGGTCGTCGACCCGCACCCGGGTGTCCCACCCGGCCGACGCGTACACGTTCTGGAACGTGCGCACGGCGCCGTGGTTGAACGCCGACGCCGGCCAGTTCCGGCCGGTCATCACGTCCACCTCGATGGCGCAGCCGCGGTACAGGTTGGCCGTCTTGGTGGCCTTCACGTCGTACGTCGTGCCACCGATGGTGGCGGTGCCGGTCATGGTGGCGACCCGGTTGCCGCGGATCAGGATCGAACGGCGGCAGGTCAGACGCATCGAGCCGGAGTCGGTGGTCACGAACTGCTGGCTGGTGCGGTTCCAGAGGTGGCGGCGCAGGTCGAAGGAGAGGGTGCCGCTCGAGTAGGTGACCCCGGTGGAGCGGAAGTACCAGGAGTACTCGTTCTTCGGCAGTTGCGGGTAGTGCGGGAACGGTGGCGCCCCGTTGATGCCCGAGAGGATGCCCAGGCTCGAGGCCGGGAGCTCGGTGACGGCCGTGCCGAGCAGGTTCGGGTCGATGTCGGCCTCGGCGGCATCGCCAGACTCGGCGGCCGCAGCCATGGCGTCCGCCTCGGTGTCGCCGCCGAAGAACCCGGGCAGGTTCTCGATCGGGCCGAGGATCGGCGACCGCTTCACGTAGACGTCGCCGCTGATGCGCAGCGAGGTGTCCCGGACCTCGATCCGCATCGGCCCCCGGATCTGCTGGCGCAGGAAGACCGGGACCGGCAGCCGCGATGTGAACTCGATGAGCCACGACCCGTTGACGACGGGCAGCGAACAGGGCCGGTCGAGGATGAACGGTGGGATCTGCGGCTCGATCGGGATGCGCGGGTCGATCGGGATGCGCGGGTCGATGCGTACCGGCCCCGGCCCGACCGGGATCGGCGGTCCGAGGACCGGCCCCGGTCCTCTGACCTCCATCAGGTCGCCCTGCTCGTCGTAGTACAGGGTGCCGTCGTCTCCGCAGCAGCCCGAACTCTCGTCGTACTCGGTCATGGTTCGCTCCAGGTGCCGGTCCGGCGTCGTTGCCGGACATTTCATGGTCGATCGCGAGGAGGCGGGTGGCCAGAGGTCTGATCGGGTGGTCCACGGGTGATTGACGAGCCGCTATCGGGTGATTCGCGGGAGGCCTAGAGTCGTGGGCATGAGTTCCGAGTACGTGATCCCCGGGCTGCCCTGCCGAGACCTGGACGACGTCCTTCCTTTCTACGAGGCCCTCGGGTTCGACATCACCTATCGCCAGCTCCGGCCGAACCCGTACGCAGCCGTGCGCCGCGGCGGCATCGAGCTGCACTTCTTCGGCGTGCCGACCTTCGACCCTGAGGACTCGATGGGCAGTGTCGTGGTCATCGTGCCGGACACCGGCGCCCTCTACGAGGCGTTCGCGGCCGGGCTGCGCGCCGAGTACGGCAAGGTCCCGATCAGCGGGATCCCGCGGATGACCCGGCCCCGCAAGAAGCAGGGCACGAGCGCCGGCTTCTCGGTGGTGGATCCCGGGGGCAACTGGCTGAGGATCACCTCGGTGCCGGACCAGGCCGCGCAGGACCCGGTCGAGGGTGGCCGCCTGGGTCGGGTGGTGGCGGCCGCCGCGCGGCAGGCGGACTCCCACGGCGACGTCGACGCGGGTGTGCGCGTGCTGCGCACCGGGCTGGCCCGGCACACCGACGCTCCCATGGTCGAGCAGATCCCGGCCCTGGTGTACCTCGCGGAACTACTGGTCCGCACCGGTGACGCCACCGGCGCCCGCGAGAGTCTCGCGCTGGTGCTGGCCGCCGACCTGACCGAGGCGGAGCGTGACGTGCTCGCCGCGGAGCTGGCCGAGGCCGCCGAACTCCTGGCGACCGAACTGCCGACCTAGGACGCGCTCAGGGCAGGTGTGCCTCGAACCGCACGCCGGCCAGCGGCACCGCGTTCCAGGCGGCGGTGGCCACGCCGTCCGCGCCGCGCAACCTGAACCGGTGCGGCAGCTCGGCGAGCATGACGTCCGCCTCGAAGGTGCCGTCGGCCTGCCAGCCGCCGCGGGCGAGCACCGCGGTCGACTCCCGGGAGCGGCCGCGGCGCGAACTGCGCACGAGCCCGACGGCGGTGGTCACCTCGGTCTCGACCCATGCCGTTGGTGCGCCGTCGATCCGGACCGTGCCGCCGGAGAACGCGAACGTCGCCTGCCAGCCGTCGGCGGCCGGGACGACCTCCACCCGGGTGCCGGCCGGGAGCGGACCCGGCTCTCCGCCGTCGGCCACCACGAAGGCGACCGGCTCGCCGGGCGCGGCGCCCGGGTCCGCCTCGACCACGGGGAGGGCGAGCCCCGCGAGCCGTCCGGACAGGCGCGCCGTGGCTGCCGGGTCGGCATCCGGGGCGCCGACGGCCGGCAGCAGATGGGTCCACGCGGCGGTCAGGATGCCCTGCATGTCGTCGGTGGCCGAGGTGGTCGCCAGGACCAGGTCCGAATCGGGGACCACCACGCAGAACTGGCCGTAGGCGCCGTCGCCGCGGAAGCCGTGCCGAGCCATCCAGAACTGGTACCCGTAGCCCTGGGCCCAGTCGATGCTGGTCGCCGGATCGGAGTCGGTCCGCACGTGCGAGCGGGTCGCGAGCTCCACCCACCCCTCGGGCAGCACCTGGGTGCCCTGCCAGCGGCCGCCGGCGAGCAGCAGCTGCCCGAACGCGGCGATCGACTCCGTGGTCAGGTGCAGCCCAGAGAAGCCGAGCGCGTTGCCCTGGCCGTCGGTGTCCCAGTGCCCCGGGGTGATGCCGAGCGGTTCGAACAGACGCGGGCGCAGGTAGTCGATCAGGTGGGTGCCGCTGAGCTCGGCCACCAGGGTCGCGACCACATAGGTGCAGCTGTTGTTGTAGACGTGCCGAGAGCCCACCGGGGCCTGCGGCGGCTGGCGCAGGAAGCCCCTGACCACGTCGTCGGGCTCGAGCTCGTACGCCCGCTCGAGAGTGTCGGCCGTGTGCCCCGTGGACATCGAGAGGACGTGGTGGACGGTCAGCGACGCGACCGCGGCGTCGACGTTGTCCGGGACGTGCGCCGGCAGCAGGTCCACGATCTTGTCGTCGAGGGAGAACAGGCCCTCCGCGATCGCGAAACCTGCCGCCGTGGACGTGAACGACTTGCTCAGGGAGTAGAGCAGGTGCGGTCGGTCCGGAGCGTACGGCGCCCACCAGCCCTCCGCGGCAACCCGGCCCGCATGGACCACCATCAGGCTGTGCAGCTCGATCCCGCGGGCCTCGACCGCGTCGAGGAAGGCGGCGATCCCGGCGGCCGAGATGCCCGCCTCGGCGGGCGTGGCGCGGGGGAGGAGCTGTCGGGCGGTCTCGGTCTGCGTGGGTGACGTCGTCGACATGTCCGTGAGCCTAGTGAGTCCGGCCGTGAACGCTTGCGGGTGGCCCGGCAATGCCTCGCAGCGGACGCTGAGGCCGGACCGTGGTGATCGGGGCCAGGGCGTGGACCGTCAGGACTCCCGGTGATCCGCCCGGCGCTCGAGTTTCGTCCAGCCCCTCCAGCCACGTTTCGTCAGGAGTTCGATCAGGCGGCCAGCCGGCGGCACGGTGTCGACCACGAGTCTGTCCATCAGCGCCACCAACGGTGCCTCGAGCTCGGTGTCGTCGACGTAGTCGTCGCCCTGTTCATCGGCCAGCCGCGTGAGGTAGGCGGCGAGCTCGTCTGCCAA
Coding sequences within:
- a CDS encoding bleomycin resistance protein gives rise to the protein MSSEYVIPGLPCRDLDDVLPFYEALGFDITYRQLRPNPYAAVRRGGIELHFFGVPTFDPEDSMGSVVVIVPDTGALYEAFAAGLRAEYGKVPISGIPRMTRPRKKQGTSAGFSVVDPGGNWLRITSVPDQAAQDPVEGGRLGRVVAAAARQADSHGDVDAGVRVLRTGLARHTDAPMVEQIPALVYLAELLVRTGDATGARESLALVLAADLTEAERDVLAAELAEAAELLATELPT
- a CDS encoding sensor histidine kinase, with amino-acid sequence MPTLSSSPSEASAAAGAEPADRSPAPPSASWTSRLFAWLNDAQDPLWERPGPSSAQQRRDVLGTVVFIMVGLGMTVATKSFGLVIEGEESWRAYVAVAAMIAPLAIRRRYPMVALVISSALFLGLAYLSPEASVQLPFQTAYFAAIYAAVAWARERRWLWIAVALVLLEMAAWIIISFTISNAVALFYGTDGPTGPLDPVLAYVLYTAAINLAYFGGAILVGRNSWRGALQRARLADQAKRIHAQADELARRAVVDERLRIARELHDVVAHHVSVIGVQAGAARRVLSRAPEAAEGALRTIEGASRDAVGEMRALLGVLRSETDAGRGDESRAPEPGLADLDDLAEQHRRQGLRITLTRVEAAPGDLDRVPPALGLSVYRCVQESLTNVVRHSTAGSASVTLRTGTTGRPADGAATDSPAGAFVEVEVLDDGQPRGGTSGTAYGLRGVSERVSLHGGQAEIGPRLTGTGWRVRARFHLRDTDGNTNTESEPR
- a CDS encoding ABC transporter permease — translated: MTTTDSSPQTPTPSLDGQSPPSPVRNPWLIVTIREIMVKLADKSFVISTIVTLAMIAASVVIGAVVGNRTSDFTVGTTQTDAAVVAQAGTEAITSAGDTLEVTEFDSEDALRAAVLEGDVDAGLLAGADGWVLLGGSEVDSALSTALTDAVSQSVLAANAEAAGTTLGELMAGSEVTTEFLDPDADRGALAFIVGFIFAFLFYMAAIIFGMTIANSVLEEKQNRVVEILATAIPIRQLLYGKVLGNSLLAFAQILLYCVVGLTAVNLTGLAGDIGWILSASGWFIAFFVVGFTALAAVWAVLGSLASRSEDLQSNTGPIITVIMVALFVGLFAEGIWLDIASFVPVVSSVAMPIRMLAGDVPIWQGLVSLALTAVAAYGLLRLGERIYQRAVMQGGTALSWRQALKLQA
- a CDS encoding serine hydrolase domain-containing protein; translation: MSTTSPTQTETARQLLPRATPAEAGISAAGIAAFLDAVEARGIELHSLMVVHAGRVAAEGWWAPYAPDRPHLLYSLSKSFTSTAAGFAIAEGLFSLDDKIVDLLPAHVPDNVDAAVASLTVHHVLSMSTGHTADTLERAYELEPDDVVRGFLRQPPQAPVGSRHVYNNSCTYVVATLVAELSGTHLIDYLRPRLFEPLGITPGHWDTDGQGNALGFSGLHLTTESIAAFGQLLLAGGRWQGTQVLPEGWVELATRSHVRTDSDPATSIDWAQGYGYQFWMARHGFRGDGAYGQFCVVVPDSDLVLATTSATDDMQGILTAAWTHLLPAVGAPDADPAATARLSGRLAGLALPVVEADPGAAPGEPVAFVVADGGEPGPLPAGTRVEVVPAADGWQATFAFSGGTVRIDGAPTAWVETEVTTAVGLVRSSRRGRSRESTAVLARGGWQADGTFEADVMLAELPHRFRLRGADGVATAAWNAVPLAGVRFEAHLP
- a CDS encoding ABC transporter ATP-binding protein translates to MRQADARLEVRELTRRFGEKVAVDDVSFTVEPGRMTGFVGANGAGKTSTMRMIMGVLVIHGGDVLWDGRPITAADRSRFGYMPEERGLYPKQGILDQLCYLGQLRGMSRGDAAKEATRLLERFGLADRVKDKLESLSLGNQQRVQITASLLHGPSGLILDEPFSGLDPVAVDSMVELLRDRLRQGVPVLFSSHQLDLVDRLCDSLVVLSDGKVMAAGAADELRNAGPTRYRIVTTPDAGWLRDVPGVSVLDVDGPSAVLELADGAREPLLKRAAERGLAEFAPITRSLSEIYREVTR
- a CDS encoding response regulator, with product MTIRVAIVDDQALVRSGFAMVLSIEDDIEVVGQAADGAQAVDLLTTTPADVVLMDVQMPVLDGITATERIVAAGGAKVIILTTFDREDYLFAALRAGASGFLLKNADPDDLVAAIRAVADGHALLSPEVTVKVIARLAAGADPVPDAPGPARRAADGTATHRAAAPGSDSARAVESLTARERDVLALLAEGYSNAEIATELFVGESTVKTHVSHVLAKVGARDRVQAVVFAHRSGIVGVAGAGD
- a CDS encoding heavy metal translocating P-type ATPase, which produces MEPHPTHATPEQHAPDAHDEHTAQEGHAEHDHGQHDPHAGHDAHAGHGGHEGHVAQFRRLFWITLILAIPTAAFSGMFADILGYTLPAGTGWVSPVLGTVIFVWGGRPFLTGAVDELRSRRPGMMLLIGMAITVAFVASLGSSLGLFAHELDFWWELALLVVIMLLGHWIEMRSLAQTTSALDSLAALLPDEAERLDGEQITLVAPADLVVGDVILVRPGGRVPADGIVIDGSAHVDESMITGESAPVRRGTDDRVVAGTVATDSAIRVRVAAVGDDTALAGIGRLVEQARSSSSRAQRLADRAAAALFWFALGAAALTLIAWLFWGTPEEALIRVITVLVIACPHALGLAIPLVVSISTERAARAGILVKDRMALERMRTVDTVLFDKTGTLTKGAPALLAVTSAVGQDADEALRYAAAAEAASEHPLARAIVAAAAERGLAVEAATDFLAVPGQGVRAMVPDDAGPAREVSVGGPGLLAATGREPLADTAWLAEQADAGRTVLHVLVDGRVVAALALADEVRPESREAVAALRDRGVEVVMITGDAEPVARAVAADLGITEVFAGVHPEHKSAKVRQLQERGASVAMVGDGVNDAPALAQADVGIAIGAGTDVAIASAGVILASDDPRAVLSIIELSRAAYRKMKQNLWWAAGYNLISVPLAAGLLAPIGFVMPMAVGALLMSASTVVVALNAQLLRRLDLRPDRQG